AGTAATGAGCGCCGCGATGTTGATCTCGCAAGTTTAGAAGAGACGATTCTTGATATGTGTCGTGAGTGGCCAGATCGACTGCGCGATACGCTTTGCGAGACCTTGGGTGATGACGTAGGTAGTCGTTTAGCTAGTTTGTATCAAGGGGCATTCCCGGCGGCCTATCGCGACGATTATGATACCCGCTTCGCAGGCCGAGATATTGTCACGATTGATGAAATGGCAAATGATCAGTCGATGGCGGTGAGTTTCTATCAACGCGTCGGCGACGCCGATAATGCAGCGCGGTTCCGAGTATTTCGCTTTGATACGCCTATTGGCCTCTCTGAAGTGTTGCCTAAGTTTGAGAACCTTGGCTGGTACGTCTTGGGTGAACACCCCTATGAAATTGATCGCCGTGACGGCGAGCGGGTATGGCTTCACGAATATCGAATCTTGGTTGAAGGGTTGAGTGGCGAAAAGATAGAACGCAACGCCACGCTTTGCCAGGAGGCTTTCGAGGCTGTATGGCGCGGCGATGCCGAGGATGACCGTTTTAACCGATTAGTCTTGAGAGCAGGACTCAGCTGGCAGCAAGTCGCAATCCTACGCAGTTATGCGCGCTATATGTTCCAAATCCAGTTTGGTTTTTCTTTAGACTATATTGCCGATACGCTATCGGAACACAGTGACGTTGCCACTCAACTTGTTGATCTCTTCGAGGCAATCTTCGACCCTGAACGAGCAGCGCTCGAACTCAGTGAAATTGATACGAAACTGCAAGCGTTGAGAGCGGAGATTGATCGGGTAGAGAGTTTGGACCAAGATCGTATTCTACGTCGCTACTTGGACTTGATAATGGGGACCGAGCGGACTAACTATTATCGTCCAACACTCTCCGGGCAGGAGCGCTCAGTACTGTCGTTCAAGCTTAATACCCGTCGAATTCCGGACCTTCCAAAGCCAACGCCATATTTTGAGATCTTTGTCTGTTCACCGCGAACAGAGGGTGTCCATTTACGTGGCGGTCCCGTGGCCAGGGGTGGGTTGCGATGGTCTGACCGTTTCGAGGACTATCGAACTGAAGTGCTAGGTTTGGTTAAGGCGCAGCAGGTCAAGAATTCAGTGATTGTACCGGTTGGTGCGAAGGGCGGCTTTGTTGCACGAAAGACCGATAGTAATTGGTCTCGGGACCGTTTCCTCGAAGAGGGGATTGCCTGCTACAAGGAATTTATCAGCGGCTTACTAGACATTACCGATAACCGTTCTGGTGAAGAGATCGTTTCGCCGCCATCGGTGATTTGTCGAGACGAGCCTGATCCGTATCTTGTTGTTGCTGCCGATAAGGGAACGGCAACCTTTTCTGATATCGCCAATGGCTTAGCAAATGAATACGGATTCTGGCTCGGCGACGCGTTTGCTTCGGGTGGCAGCCAGGGGTATGACCATAAGAAAATGGGTATCACCGCCAAGGGCGCGTGGGTCTCGGTACAGCGTCATTTCCGGGAGATGGGTATCGATGTTCAATCTGATCCGGTCACCGTCTTAGGTATTGGAGATATGTCTGGGGATGTGTTTGGTAACGGCATGTTGCTGTCGTCCTCGTTGAAAGTGGTAGCCGCTTTCAATCACCGCCACATTTTTATTGATCCCAACCCAAACCCGGCCAAGTCGTTCAAAGAACGACAGCGATTGTTTGAACTGCCGCGCTCTGGCTGGGATGACTACAACAGCAAGTTGATCTCGAAGGGTGGTGGTGTCTTCAGCCGTGGCGCGAAAGTCATTGAAATTTCGAAAGAAATGAAGGCGCTGTTCGCAATTGAAGAGTCTGAACTGCGTCCCACCGAGTTACTCGAACGCCTCCTAAAGGCGCCGCTCGATCTACTCTGGAACGGTGGTATTGGCACCTATGTAAAAGCGTCTACCGAGAATCATAGTGACGTGGGTGATAAAGCGAATGACAGCATCCGAGTAAATGGCGCGGAACTCGGCGCACGAGTTGTCGGGGAGGGCGGTAACCTCGGCCTAACTCAGCTAGGCCGTGTAGAATACTCGTTAGAAGGCGGACGCTGTAATACGGACTTCATCGATAATGCCGGTGGCGTAGACTGTTCAGACCATGAAGTTAATATCAAAATTCTACTCAATCAGCTGACACGTGACGGCGCAATGAGTGAGCTTCAGCGCAACGAGTTGCTTGAATCCATGACCGAGCAAGTGTCGAGTTTGGTGTTGCACAATAACGCGCTTCAAGCTCAGGCCATCAGTCTTGAGTCGCTCAGAAGTACCTATCGCAGCGGTGATCATCGGCGTTTCATTATTGACTTGGAGTCAATAAATGTTCTTGATCGTGAGTTGGAGTTCCTCCCCAGTGAGACGAGTCTGCAGACGCGAATCCAAGACCGAGAACAGGCGTTAAGCCGACCAGAACTGTCAATTTTGCTGTCCTACGCGAAATCAGAGCTGAAACGACATTTCGCTCGCCGTAATTTAATTACCGGCCCGTATCGCAAGGCGATGGTGCAGTCCGCTTTCCCTGAAATTCTCAGTAAGCGATTCCCTCAACAGATTGAGGAGCATCAGCTCAACACGGAAATTGTTGCCACACAGATGGCCAATGAAATTGTCAATTTCATGGGAATTACTTTCGTTCATCGGCTGAGAAAGTCTACCGGCGCGAGTTATCAAGCCATTGCTCGGGCTTGGATTTTCTGCCGCGAAGTCTTTAGCCTCAATACACTTTGGGATGACATTGCGGCGTTAGGCGCAAACGTTGATTCAACGGCGCTGTTGGAACAGCTAGATCGTGAACGAAGAATGGTTCGACGAGCGGCGCGTTGGTACATACACAATCGCCGAAGCTCCACGGATATCGAAGCGGATATCAAAGCTTTCAAGGACGAAGTCAGTCGTTTGATAGGGCAATTACCCAACTATTTGTCTACGCGTCAGCAGCGTAAATGGACGAATCGTTACAATGCCATGATCGAGGCTAATGTTCCCGAGCTATTGGCATCTCGTTGTGCGGCCACTGATTATCTTTTCGCGATGCTTAGTATTCGCGATGTCGCGGCGGAAACCGATACCGACAGTGTATTGGTGGGGAGCGCCTACTTTGAGGTCGCGTCGAAGCTTCGCCTCAATGATATCCATGATCTGTTGACCAGCTACAAGGTGCGGGATCAGTGGGAAGCAATGGCGAGGGAAGTTAACTTAGATGAGTTAAACCTCCGGCGAAGAGAGCTCACAGCCAGTGTTGTGCGAAGCCTTGAGGCGGGAGATGACAATGTCTGCAGTAGCGTAAGTAATTGGGTGGCGCAGAATAATGCTGCGGTAGCGCAATGGCAGGCTACAATGGCGGAGGTCGATGCAACCAATCAACATGGCTTCGCGCTTTTTGCCGTAACACTAAGGGCTTTATCTCAGTTGAGTTCTGACTGCTAAGGCGCGATAATCGCGCCTCAATTAATCGCAAAGTAGGATCATTATGTTTTCTCTCGTTAAGCCATTGTTGTTTAGTATGTCAGCGGAAGCTGCGCACGATCTAACGATCGACGGACTTAGCGCGCTCGGGCGCCTAGGATTAGTCAGCTTAGCGGGTAAGCGCAGAGTTGACGATCCTTATACTTGTATGGGGTTGAACTTCCCGAACCGAGTTGGGCTTGCTGCGGGTTTGGATAAGAATGGTGTCGCGATTGATGCTTTCGGAGCCATGGGTTTCGGATCGGTTGAAGTCGGTACGGTCACGCCGCGTCCTCAGCCAGGTAATCCAAAGCCGCGTTTATTCCGTTTAGAGGAACACGGCGCGATTATTAATCGAATGGGCTTTAACAATGCAGGGGTAGATGCACTCGTAGAGCGTCTCGCCGCAAGAAAATTTGATGGCGTGGTTGGTGTCAACATTGGTAAGAATTTTGACACGCCCGTTGAAGAAGCAGCCAGTGATTATCTTCATTGTCTAGATAAGGTCTACGCTTTCTCCGATTATGTCACGGTTAATCTTTCGTCGCCTAATACGCCAGGACTTCGTGAGCTGCAGTTTGGCGCAAAGTTAGATGAGCTACTGGGCCAACTGCGCGAGCGTCAACTTCAGCTTCAAAGCCAGCATCAGCGTTACGTGCCCATCGCCGTGAAGTTAGCACCAGATATGGAAGATGATGATCTTCGTCAGGTTGCCGATCAAATTGTTGCTTCTGAGTTGGATGCCGTGATCGCTACCAATACCACGCTGGATCGTTCTGCTGTTAATGGTCATCCGCTAGCAGGCGAAGCGGGCGGCTTGTCGGGCTCACCACTCACCAAAAAAGCAGCGCATTGCTGTCAGGTATTGAGCGATCAGTTAGCGGGTAAGATTCCATTGATTGGAGTGGGTGGCATTAACAGTGGTGAAGTGGCGGCAGAGCGAATTGAGGCGGGAGCAGACTTGGTACAGATTTATTCGTCATTCATATACCAAGGACCTGAGCTAATTAAAGATGCCGCGAAGGCCATTAAAAAGCTCAGATCTTAACAATCCTTAGTGACGGTCAGGGTCGACCTCCCATTGGTCTGCTCTGGCCTGTCGCCAACCACCTAGCCATTCGAGCCGATGATCCTCCTGAGAGTGGGGACATTGTTCACGTGATTTGCCCTTCATGCCGGCGTTATATCCTTTATCGTAGGCGCGTTGATTCATATCTCGTTTTTGTCGTTTCACTGGCGAACCTCCAAATTGTTATTCAGGTGTTACAATTCAATTAAAGCAGTGGGCGAGAACGCTTTCCACTCGAAGCGACGAACGGCTGTAATGAGTCCGCTCAATTGCGAAACTTGTCACGAAACGTGACACTAATTTAGGAACAACATGATGTCGGCAAACTACACATTAATCGTAACCTGCGCTGGCGGCCTTGAACGCCACTTAGCGGATGAAATTCAGCAGATTCTGCCAACGGCTGAGGTCACGCAAGCACTGGGTCAAGTTAGCCTAGAGGGTGGTATTGAAGAGATATACCGTATCTGTTTGTGGTCACGCGTTGCATCGCGAGTGCTTCTACAGTTGGCGAGTGCACGCGTTAATGATGTTGAGGAGCTCTACGACGTAGCAGCCAGTATCCCTTGGCTTGCCCATTTAGGTCCAGAACACAGTTTCTCGGTAGATTTTCGCGGTATGAATAAGTGGCTGCGTCATACTAACTTCGGCGGTCTTAAAATCAAAGACGCGATCGTAGATGTGATTCGCAACACCACTGGCGAGCGGCCTAACGTGGATACCGAAGATCCCGCTATACGAGTGTATGGTCATCTCCAACGCGATAAGTTCTCTGTGGGTATCGATATGTCCGGTGGCGGACTCCATCGCCGAGGCTATCGGGCAGGAGGGGGCTTAGCACCGCTGCGCGAGACACTCGCCGCAGCACTACTCTATCAATGTGGATGGCCAGC
The DNA window shown above is from Umboniibacter marinipuniceus and carries:
- a CDS encoding NAD-glutamate dehydrogenase, with protein sequence MGKKQMDPNTLLAEAQKANCSEQHLAFISAWLSNFPLDEFSSRKIENVAGWLVDLAHQHVGRSDDYIRVYNPTIERNRWQAANSVVVISFTDLPFVIDSIRIALGVIGIEVRLLHSHVFVSEPSRSLAYIEVGRREKADELEAIATALNNTLSSVKNVVDAFPSMQEQVKTLVVNYEKKLAGDPAHDFLDWLRREHFIFLGYGEWCDGKISRTLGTTKDNNEDDDLLSVPILLKDENIAFSKSSSRSQIHRHVYSDYVVIRDPKKPKVEHRFVGLFTSSVYHQNPSLIPVVRDKISYVLAKANLPTNSHDGKVLDQILTNYPTDELFISSPEELYSGVNRALRIQERPIVRVSIRRGRLGRFVNCLVYVPRDRYNTELRKNIQKYLSDELNAVDSEFTTYFSGGNHARVHFILRTASNERRDVDLASLEETILDMCREWPDRLRDTLCETLGDDVGSRLASLYQGAFPAAYRDDYDTRFAGRDIVTIDEMANDQSMAVSFYQRVGDADNAARFRVFRFDTPIGLSEVLPKFENLGWYVLGEHPYEIDRRDGERVWLHEYRILVEGLSGEKIERNATLCQEAFEAVWRGDAEDDRFNRLVLRAGLSWQQVAILRSYARYMFQIQFGFSLDYIADTLSEHSDVATQLVDLFEAIFDPERAALELSEIDTKLQALRAEIDRVESLDQDRILRRYLDLIMGTERTNYYRPTLSGQERSVLSFKLNTRRIPDLPKPTPYFEIFVCSPRTEGVHLRGGPVARGGLRWSDRFEDYRTEVLGLVKAQQVKNSVIVPVGAKGGFVARKTDSNWSRDRFLEEGIACYKEFISGLLDITDNRSGEEIVSPPSVICRDEPDPYLVVAADKGTATFSDIANGLANEYGFWLGDAFASGGSQGYDHKKMGITAKGAWVSVQRHFREMGIDVQSDPVTVLGIGDMSGDVFGNGMLLSSSLKVVAAFNHRHIFIDPNPNPAKSFKERQRLFELPRSGWDDYNSKLISKGGGVFSRGAKVIEISKEMKALFAIEESELRPTELLERLLKAPLDLLWNGGIGTYVKASTENHSDVGDKANDSIRVNGAELGARVVGEGGNLGLTQLGRVEYSLEGGRCNTDFIDNAGGVDCSDHEVNIKILLNQLTRDGAMSELQRNELLESMTEQVSSLVLHNNALQAQAISLESLRSTYRSGDHRRFIIDLESINVLDRELEFLPSETSLQTRIQDREQALSRPELSILLSYAKSELKRHFARRNLITGPYRKAMVQSAFPEILSKRFPQQIEEHQLNTEIVATQMANEIVNFMGITFVHRLRKSTGASYQAIARAWIFCREVFSLNTLWDDIAALGANVDSTALLEQLDRERRMVRRAARWYIHNRRSSTDIEADIKAFKDEVSRLIGQLPNYLSTRQQRKWTNRYNAMIEANVPELLASRCAATDYLFAMLSIRDVAAETDTDSVLVGSAYFEVASKLRLNDIHDLLTSYKVRDQWEAMAREVNLDELNLRRRELTASVVRSLEAGDDNVCSSVSNWVAQNNAAVAQWQATMAEVDATNQHGFALFAVTLRALSQLSSDC
- a CDS encoding quinone-dependent dihydroorotate dehydrogenase; this translates as MFSLVKPLLFSMSAEAAHDLTIDGLSALGRLGLVSLAGKRRVDDPYTCMGLNFPNRVGLAAGLDKNGVAIDAFGAMGFGSVEVGTVTPRPQPGNPKPRLFRLEEHGAIINRMGFNNAGVDALVERLAARKFDGVVGVNIGKNFDTPVEEAASDYLHCLDKVYAFSDYVTVNLSSPNTPGLRELQFGAKLDELLGQLRERQLQLQSQHQRYVPIAVKLAPDMEDDDLRQVADQIVASELDAVIATNTTLDRSAVNGHPLAGEAGGLSGSPLTKKAAHCCQVLSDQLAGKIPLIGVGGINSGEVAAERIEAGADLVQIYSSFIYQGPELIKDAAKAIKKLRS
- the rmf gene encoding ribosome modulation factor, with the protein product MKRQKRDMNQRAYDKGYNAGMKGKSREQCPHSQEDHRLEWLGGWRQARADQWEVDPDRH